One window of Deltaproteobacteria bacterium genomic DNA carries:
- a CDS encoding PhoH family protein — translation MTKHSGKEPSLTKIQFEDSNAARDLFGVQDENIRTIEKKLGVQIDIRGNHVSIRGHQTEVALVEKVLHQLYEMVRRGFPVMGADVEQAIRVFASDQNANLQNLLENSIFVPVKNKVIVPKSANQRDYLEAIRQNDMVFGIGPAGTGKTYLAVAMAVMALSRKQVSRIILSRPAVEAGEKLGFLPGDMYEKVSPYLRPLYDALYDLLDYERITEMVETGVIEIAPLAFMRGRTLNASFIILDEAQNCTGEQMKMFLTRLGFDSKVVVTGDVTQVDLPPGRISGLQEAAEILKGIPGIAFQHFDQRDVVRHRLVSEIVMAYERNRHEKLDNK, via the coding sequence GTGACAAAGCATTCAGGTAAAGAGCCAAGTCTTACCAAGATCCAGTTTGAGGATTCAAACGCCGCCAGGGATCTCTTTGGGGTCCAGGACGAGAATATCCGGACGATCGAAAAAAAACTCGGCGTCCAGATAGATATCCGAGGGAACCATGTCAGCATACGGGGACATCAAACAGAGGTAGCCCTTGTCGAAAAGGTTCTTCATCAGCTCTATGAAATGGTGCGCCGCGGTTTTCCGGTGATGGGTGCCGATGTGGAACAGGCGATCCGCGTTTTTGCCTCGGACCAGAATGCCAACTTGCAAAACCTCCTGGAGAACAGCATCTTTGTCCCCGTCAAAAACAAGGTGATTGTCCCAAAGAGTGCCAATCAACGCGACTATCTTGAGGCAATCCGTCAGAACGACATGGTCTTCGGAATCGGACCTGCCGGGACAGGAAAAACCTATCTTGCCGTTGCAATGGCCGTCATGGCGCTCTCCCGGAAGCAGGTTTCGCGGATTATTTTATCAAGACCGGCCGTCGAAGCCGGAGAGAAACTCGGATTTCTTCCAGGCGATATGTACGAAAAGGTCAGTCCCTACTTAAGACCTCTTTACGATGCCCTCTACGACCTTCTTGATTACGAGCGAATCACGGAGATGGTTGAAACCGGTGTCATCGAGATTGCGCCACTCGCCTTTATGCGTGGCCGAACCTTGAATGCCTCCTTTATTATTCTCGACGAGGCCCAAAACTGCACCGGCGAACAGATGAAGATGTTTCTGACCCGGCTCGGTTTTGACAGCAAGGTTGTTGTAACCGGAGATGTCACTCAGGTCGACCTCCCTCCGGGTCGTATCTCCGGCCTCCAGGAAGCAGCAGAAATCCTGAAGGGGATTCCAGGTATCGCCTTCCAACATTTTGACCAACGGGATGTCGTCCGGCATCGTCTCGTATCCGAGATTGTAATGGCCTACGAAAGGAATCGTCATGAAAAACTGGATAACAAATAA
- the lnt gene encoding apolipoprotein N-acyltransferase: protein MIASLLSGLLAALAFPFRAGDFSSSLWPLAWFALIPTYLSSVRSVKKGKVLFWHGIATGFPLYGLSLYWIFIAMKVHGNVSTSATLFSLFILVTILSLYLGLAFSLARWLCRHGLPFSVSFIVMWLLQDWARNFFPFGGFSWSSLAYSQTEALPFLQVVDVTGPYGITFLILIGNVFLGKIILYLKKERRLPKQLLLLFIITVGGSSLYGLWREHHLGKTWNNQTEKNLILIQGNVPQEEKWLTTEIEEIVFDHVGLTKEAEGKYPADLILWPEASYPAVIPPGFGQIKVIDQFKSPLLMGAVTYQGGIPEEWPPTEKDNFRLHNSALLIEPGGFLRGEYHKNHLVPVGEYVPMKKALFFLNKIVPGYADFSSGGSFHLLETSGMKMGVTICYEDLFPEISRRFVQGGADLLINLTNDAWYERSSAIDQHVLFSRFRAMENRRYLARATNTGVTVVFDPIGREIARAPLFQSAILPSKIRLGGPVTFYTRLGDVFMIGCLVLLLGLHLRTRFKRN from the coding sequence ATGATCGCCTCTCTTCTCTCAGGCCTCCTGGCTGCCCTCGCCTTTCCTTTTCGGGCAGGGGACTTTTCCAGCTCCCTCTGGCCACTCGCGTGGTTTGCCTTAATCCCCACCTATCTCTCCTCTGTAAGATCGGTGAAAAAAGGGAAGGTCCTTTTCTGGCATGGGATCGCCACCGGATTCCCTCTTTATGGCCTCTCCCTCTACTGGATTTTCATTGCGATGAAGGTCCATGGGAACGTTTCCACCAGTGCAACCCTTTTCTCTCTTTTCATTCTGGTGACCATTTTGTCCCTCTATCTGGGACTGGCTTTTTCACTCGCGAGGTGGCTGTGTCGCCACGGTCTCCCTTTTTCCGTTAGCTTTATCGTGATGTGGCTCCTGCAGGACTGGGCCCGCAATTTTTTCCCTTTTGGCGGTTTTTCATGGTCCTCCCTTGCCTACAGCCAAACAGAGGCGTTGCCGTTTCTTCAGGTTGTCGATGTCACAGGACCTTACGGAATAACATTCCTCATCCTGATCGGGAACGTCTTCCTGGGCAAGATCATTCTCTATCTAAAAAAAGAAAGGAGGCTTCCCAAGCAGCTTCTCCTTCTCTTTATCATAACCGTGGGGGGTTCTTCTCTGTACGGCTTGTGGCGGGAGCATCATCTTGGCAAGACCTGGAACAATCAGACAGAAAAAAATCTCATCCTCATTCAGGGGAACGTCCCTCAAGAGGAGAAATGGCTCACGACAGAGATTGAGGAGATTGTCTTTGATCATGTTGGTCTCACAAAAGAGGCGGAAGGAAAATATCCGGCCGATCTGATTCTCTGGCCGGAGGCCTCTTATCCCGCTGTGATTCCGCCAGGATTTGGTCAGATCAAGGTGATTGATCAATTTAAGTCACCGCTCCTCATGGGCGCGGTGACCTACCAAGGGGGGATTCCCGAGGAGTGGCCCCCTACGGAAAAGGATAACTTTCGCCTCCACAACAGTGCGCTCCTGATCGAGCCGGGCGGTTTTCTACGCGGTGAATACCACAAAAACCACCTCGTGCCGGTAGGGGAATATGTCCCGATGAAAAAGGCGCTTTTCTTCTTAAACAAAATCGTGCCGGGATATGCCGACTTCTCTTCTGGCGGCAGTTTTCACTTGTTGGAGACCTCAGGGATGAAGATGGGGGTCACCATCTGTTATGAGGATCTCTTCCCCGAGATATCACGTCGATTCGTTCAAGGTGGGGCCGATCTGTTGATCAACCTTACCAACGATGCCTGGTATGAGCGCTCCTCGGCGATCGACCAGCATGTTCTCTTCTCGCGATTTCGGGCGATGGAAAATCGCCGGTATCTCGCACGCGCAACGAATACAGGTGTCACCGTTGTCTTTGACCCAATCGGTCGTGAGATCGCCCGTGCCCCGCTCTTTCAGTCCGCGATCCTCCCATCCAAAATCCGTCTGGGAGGACCAGTGACATTTTATACCCGACTCGGAGATGTTTTTATGATCGGTTGTCTCGTTCTCCTGCTGGGTCTGCACCTCCGGACGCGCTTTAAAAGAAATTGA
- the ybeY gene encoding rRNA maturation RNase YbeY — MGLTGKETDLVFVSDQEIRLYNKKYLRHDRTTDVIAFPINENHCWGEIVISLDTAARQATEQNHSLLKEIKILSIHGLLHLLGYEDHSPKELKRMWKKTEELLQKIEDV, encoded by the coding sequence TTGGGACTGACCGGAAAAGAAACTGATCTTGTTTTTGTTTCGGACCAGGAGATCCGCCTTTATAATAAAAAGTATCTTCGCCATGATCGGACAACCGATGTCATTGCCTTTCCAATCAACGAAAACCACTGCTGGGGAGAGATTGTGATCTCCCTCGATACCGCAGCACGACAGGCAACGGAGCAAAACCATTCCTTGCTGAAGGAGATCAAAATTCTGTCGATCCATGGACTTCTTCACCTGTTGGGCTATGAGGATCACTCACCCAAGGAGCTAAAGCGAATGTGGAAAAAAACGGAAGAGCTCCTGCAAAAGATTGAGGATGTCTGA
- a CDS encoding ribonuclease H-like domain-containing protein, with the protein MKQIVLDIETKRGFDEVGGRENFKDLGVSLVGIYRYDTEEYVSYEEKDLVQLGLLLSSAERIIGFNIRRFDFPVLQPYFKDLKLEKLPILDLLEEVEHRVGHRVSLESVSQATLGIGKSGKGTDAIVYYRNGEIEKLKKYCLDDVRLTKEIFEFGKRWSKIYFLSRDRMGKIEVPVDWRDPDPPSNLSLF; encoded by the coding sequence GTGAAGCAGATCGTCCTTGATATTGAGACAAAACGGGGCTTTGACGAGGTGGGGGGGAGGGAAAATTTCAAGGATCTTGGGGTCTCACTTGTCGGGATTTACAGGTATGATACCGAAGAGTATGTCTCCTATGAAGAAAAAGACCTGGTCCAACTGGGACTACTCCTCTCATCAGCAGAGCGGATCATCGGATTTAATATACGACGCTTCGATTTTCCGGTCCTTCAACCCTACTTTAAAGACCTAAAACTCGAAAAACTGCCGATACTGGACCTTCTGGAGGAGGTTGAGCATCGTGTTGGGCATCGTGTGAGTCTTGAAAGCGTCTCCCAGGCGACCCTTGGTATAGGAAAAAGTGGGAAAGGGACCGATGCCATTGTTTATTACAGGAATGGAGAGATCGAAAAGCTTAAGAAATACTGTTTGGATGACGTTCGTCTCACAAAAGAGATATTTGAGTTTGGCAAGAGATGGTCAAAGATCTATTTTCTCTCCAGGGATAGGATGGGAAAGATAGAGGTGCCGGTTGATTGGAGAGATCCAGACCCTCCATCCAACCTCTCTCTTTTTTAA
- a CDS encoding YjbQ family protein, whose amino-acid sequence MITLKSFYVGTTADIDLINIGHDVRSFIRETKLDSGAVTVLSRLSGAALVVLPIEGKAAADLRASLKQEFARSLPASLRPLWPASLTIPIEKGRFIFEPWQDLFLLDYEPSAKRREVVVQLASVEPEPQTGPQQRGKR is encoded by the coding sequence ATGATTACACTCAAAAGCTTCTACGTGGGAACCACAGCAGACATAGATCTGATTAATATTGGGCATGACGTTCGTTCCTTCATCCGCGAGACCAAACTCGATAGCGGAGCGGTAACCGTGCTATCCCGTCTGAGCGGGGCGGCGTTGGTCGTACTGCCGATAGAGGGGAAGGCAGCAGCTGACTTAAGGGCCTCCTTGAAGCAGGAGTTCGCTCGTTCCCTTCCAGCCTCGTTGCGCCCTCTTTGGCCCGCCTCATTAACAATCCCCATTGAAAAAGGGCGGTTTATCTTCGAGCCATGGCAGGATCTTTTTTTGCTTGATTATGAGCCGTCGGCCAAAAGGCGCGAGGTCGTGGTCCAACTGGCCTCAGTAGAGCCAGAACCACAGACAGGACCACAACAAAGGGGGAAAAGGTGA
- a CDS encoding RlmE family RNA methyltransferase, translated as MAMHPYERKDFYYKKAKSLGLNSRAAFKIMELHSKFRLFKPGMYVVDLGASPGGWLQIISKEVGPSGQVIGVDLEPAVGTPAKNVLFIQGDIREERTQNRILLELGRKVDVVVSDLAPHLSGVKFQDQYNSYELAEMGLKCCKLVLKEGGDFVVKIFPGEELEQFKGTLKACFVQVKVYIPDSSRKSSSEIYLVSKGFSSRHNGQS; from the coding sequence ATGGCCATGCATCCCTATGAAAGAAAAGACTTTTACTATAAAAAAGCGAAGAGTCTCGGACTCAATTCTCGAGCAGCCTTTAAAATTATGGAATTGCATTCGAAGTTCAGACTTTTCAAGCCAGGGATGTACGTTGTTGATTTAGGGGCGTCACCAGGCGGATGGCTTCAAATCATCTCAAAAGAGGTAGGTCCTTCAGGGCAGGTTATTGGTGTCGACTTAGAGCCGGCTGTTGGAACTCCAGCAAAGAACGTCTTGTTTATACAGGGGGATATACGTGAAGAGAGGACGCAGAACAGGATATTGTTAGAGTTAGGGAGGAAGGTCGATGTCGTTGTCTCTGATCTGGCCCCCCACCTCTCAGGGGTTAAGTTTCAGGACCAATATAATTCTTATGAACTCGCCGAGATGGGGCTTAAATGCTGCAAGCTGGTTTTAAAAGAGGGTGGCGATTTTGTAGTCAAGATATTTCCTGGGGAAGAGCTGGAACAGTTCAAGGGAACGCTTAAGGCCTGTTTTGTTCAGGTGAAGGTCTATATCCCCGATTCGAGTCGTAAAAGTTCGTCTGAAATCTACCTTGTCTCCAAGGGGTTTTCCTCTCGTCATAACGGTCAGTCCTGA
- a CDS encoding HDIG domain-containing protein: MKNWITNKFLGKSLLKGWRSVFALLACLLFAATVSLVMNSSWTEFPIDLRAGAIAGYSIRADRDYEIVDEEATEKLKQEKLGAVLPVFDWDDRASRGLKIVSDKKEFASWLEKGVLLRLLSMPATEPTFFKQWDEVLTLEEAKKRFTSRPTDLRPNLVLNQQETETRKAKVLSEIKEVVIKVQRGESILRSGDRIAPWHVNVLKGIQAKRVKIEAWERWFGIFSFTLFFLGLLYAVGESLPRNFRMNRVDYLFQGILILILLVVERSLLYFSAGIKELLPFDVSLNAFYLVLPVATGAMTVRLLLTPQIALLFSIGFSVLASLLLENNVLYMLYFLSGGLVAAVLVGSVRSRAQLLKSGIQVGLVNAATLLILSFANTTSPSHMTLVNELPTLLVFSFLGGVFSAVLTFLLLPLFESPLFNYLTPIKLLEYGSLNHPLLREMIVRAPGTYHHCHLVGTLAEAACESIGADSLFARVASCFHDIGKMKKAPYYIENQPVGEDRHAHLSPSMSALIIAAHVKEGIELGKEYGLPQKILDIIPQHQGTKLISYFYAKAKEAEQTDLHVVDERHFRYPGPKPQTREAGVILLADTVEASTRSLKEKTAARIEEVVRNMINKNFIDGQLDECQLTLKDLQLIGKSFVRILVGIYHQRIEYPELPRKEESPRPTMPHVDKFTEPSPLQENSLREDQTFPPKTIPRIGTDRKRN, translated from the coding sequence ATGAAAAACTGGATAACAAATAAATTTCTTGGAAAATCTCTATTGAAAGGATGGCGTTCGGTTTTTGCTCTCCTCGCCTGTCTTCTCTTTGCGGCGACCGTTTCTCTCGTGATGAATTCTTCATGGACGGAGTTCCCGATCGATCTTCGGGCAGGGGCTATTGCCGGTTACAGTATTCGGGCCGACCGAGATTATGAAATTGTTGATGAAGAGGCGACTGAGAAACTCAAGCAGGAAAAATTGGGCGCCGTTCTTCCCGTTTTTGACTGGGATGATCGCGCCTCACGCGGTCTCAAGATAGTCAGCGATAAAAAAGAGTTCGCCTCCTGGTTGGAAAAGGGAGTTCTTCTCCGTCTGCTTTCGATGCCAGCGACTGAACCGACTTTTTTCAAGCAATGGGACGAGGTCTTGACTCTCGAAGAGGCAAAAAAGCGTTTTACCTCACGCCCAACGGATCTCCGGCCCAATCTTGTGTTGAACCAGCAGGAGACGGAGACACGAAAGGCAAAGGTCCTCTCTGAAATCAAGGAGGTGGTCATTAAGGTCCAACGGGGGGAGTCGATTCTGCGCAGCGGTGATCGGATCGCCCCGTGGCACGTCAATGTCTTGAAGGGGATACAAGCCAAGCGTGTCAAGATAGAAGCCTGGGAACGCTGGTTTGGCATTTTTTCCTTTACCCTCTTCTTTCTTGGGCTCCTCTATGCCGTCGGCGAGTCTCTTCCGAGAAACTTCAGGATGAATCGGGTCGATTATCTTTTTCAGGGAATACTCATTCTTATTCTTTTGGTTGTAGAAAGATCCCTGCTCTATTTTTCTGCGGGCATCAAGGAGTTGCTCCCATTTGATGTCTCGCTCAACGCCTTTTATCTGGTACTTCCCGTCGCAACAGGAGCGATGACAGTTCGTCTCTTATTGACGCCACAAATTGCACTTCTCTTCTCAATCGGGTTTTCGGTCCTGGCAAGCCTTCTGCTGGAAAACAATGTGCTGTACATGCTGTATTTTTTATCAGGCGGCCTTGTGGCTGCCGTCCTTGTCGGTTCCGTACGAAGTCGAGCCCAACTTCTCAAGAGCGGGATTCAGGTTGGCCTCGTCAATGCAGCAACCCTCCTTATTTTAAGCTTTGCGAACACAACCTCTCCCAGCCACATGACCCTCGTCAACGAGCTCCCGACCTTGCTCGTCTTCTCCTTTTTAGGCGGAGTCTTCAGCGCCGTTCTTACTTTTCTCCTGCTTCCTCTTTTTGAGTCGCCACTCTTCAACTACCTGACACCGATCAAGCTTCTTGAGTACGGCAGCCTCAACCATCCCCTACTCCGAGAGATGATCGTTCGCGCCCCGGGCACCTATCATCACTGTCACCTTGTTGGAACACTCGCCGAGGCGGCCTGTGAGTCGATCGGCGCCGACTCTCTCTTCGCCCGCGTTGCCTCTTGCTTTCACGACATCGGGAAGATGAAGAAGGCCCCCTATTATATTGAAAACCAGCCGGTGGGAGAGGATCGCCATGCCCATTTATCACCCTCAATGAGCGCCCTGATTATCGCCGCCCACGTCAAGGAGGGGATTGAGTTGGGAAAGGAATACGGCCTGCCCCAAAAAATACTGGACATCATCCCTCAGCACCAGGGAACGAAATTGATCAGCTATTTCTATGCCAAGGCCAAGGAGGCGGAACAGACCGACCTTCATGTCGTTGATGAGCGACATTTTCGTTACCCCGGACCAAAACCCCAGACACGTGAAGCCGGAGTTATCCTCTTAGCCGATACGGTGGAGGCCTCAACCCGTTCTCTCAAGGAGAAAACGGCGGCCCGGATCGAGGAAGTGGTGCGAAACATGATTAACAAGAATTTTATTGACGGTCAGTTGGACGAGTGCCAGTTGACGCTCAAGGATTTGCAGCTGATCGGGAAGAGTTTCGTGCGGATTTTGGTGGGGATCTATCATCAACGGATTGAATACCCGGAGCTGCCACGTAAGGAAGAATCCCCAAGACCCACGATGCCCCATGTCGATAAATTTACTGAACCGTCACCCCTCCAGGAAAATTCCCTCCGGGAGGATCAAACGTTCCCTCCAAAAACTATTCCGCGCATTGGGACTGACCGGAAAAGAAACTGA
- a CDS encoding thrombospondin type 3 repeat-containing protein — translation MRPSIKKISLTIAMAMLMTAGSYRLASAHLVNGDCHSYDEQCTGQNACTVWLEDDSATRRGTLNYAVSSATSEEVEKCQCLISFVSQMEGAVIPLDEPLTIGAGTCTDMPDGDITERAVWVSGKHPSDGSSLGIVIDAVALTRERAGENYKCAIEIPEGLESHPIVQHLTIEVANKEQGICQNGVNIYDDPATHPDCEEQEATECEFKGTLIVEKDRDRDGILDTEDKCVEGITPDMQTSVCSTLNFKKFCTTEREKSGKCLSSDDNGLFEACRTENRDIQDLDKDGRGNGCDSDIDGDGVADNDEIRQGSSPVKYDTDGDQYCDGEGDVCCQGTEEQCLGGKGGKIGLCQPFKTKGKTVYRLCRGGDVECPRNDEIYPDAEVTHTNCVVDPIVIEGEGSGTVEVVHTVAVPVYDPDLDNDGICDLLQDVTSGNTLDPNYPDEGCLGRSDCGNCSDYFNEADNCTVVSNGPNTEGLTEVDWQKDSDRDGIGDSCDLEFSESTIDSDGDTIPDEIERNIFGTDPLAQDTDADGCDDNLEIDEPYYQNGAGPLDPDLDGDGFCDCGNAISGVCTANDNCLLVANETQIDTDGDGLGDACDGDFDGDSIDDARDNCVNAFNTDQIDSDTDGIGDECDPLPNGSEGSLSRTEDAFVGGGGCGCRIEGNNFDNRAAYHSLLLLLPLLIFRFALQRNKKVKRQFKNLATVYGRRRYFMCIKL, via the coding sequence GTGAGACCCTCCATTAAAAAAATTTCTTTAACCATAGCGATGGCGATGCTGATGACAGCGGGTAGCTACCGATTGGCTTCGGCCCATCTCGTTAATGGCGACTGCCACAGCTACGATGAGCAGTGTACGGGACAAAACGCCTGCACCGTCTGGCTTGAGGATGATAGTGCAACACGACGTGGAACCTTAAACTACGCGGTCAGTTCAGCCACCTCCGAAGAGGTTGAAAAGTGTCAATGCCTCATCTCATTTGTTTCTCAAATGGAAGGGGCTGTCATTCCGCTGGATGAGCCTCTCACAATCGGGGCTGGAACCTGCACCGACATGCCCGATGGAGATATTACTGAAAGGGCGGTCTGGGTGAGCGGTAAACATCCCTCCGACGGAAGTTCACTGGGAATTGTTATCGATGCGGTCGCCTTAACTCGTGAGAGGGCGGGGGAAAACTATAAGTGTGCCATTGAGATTCCGGAAGGGTTGGAATCACATCCGATCGTCCAGCACCTTACGATTGAGGTCGCCAATAAAGAACAGGGTATCTGCCAAAATGGTGTAAATATCTATGATGACCCAGCGACCCACCCTGATTGTGAGGAGCAAGAGGCAACGGAATGTGAGTTCAAGGGGACCTTGATTGTGGAAAAGGATCGGGACCGCGACGGCATTCTTGATACTGAGGACAAGTGTGTCGAAGGAATAACACCCGACATGCAGACCTCCGTCTGCTCAACACTAAACTTCAAAAAGTTTTGCACCACTGAAAGAGAGAAGAGTGGAAAATGCCTCTCTTCGGATGACAACGGTCTCTTTGAGGCATGCCGCACCGAGAATCGGGATATTCAGGACTTGGACAAGGATGGTCGTGGTAATGGCTGTGACAGCGATATCGATGGTGATGGAGTTGCCGACAATGATGAGATCCGCCAAGGTTCAAGCCCTGTCAAATACGACACCGATGGTGATCAGTATTGTGACGGCGAGGGCGATGTCTGCTGTCAGGGGACTGAAGAGCAATGCTTAGGTGGCAAGGGGGGAAAGATAGGTCTCTGTCAGCCGTTTAAAACGAAGGGTAAAACAGTTTACCGCCTTTGCCGCGGCGGGGATGTGGAATGCCCACGCAATGATGAGATTTATCCTGACGCGGAAGTGACACATACTAATTGCGTGGTTGACCCGATTGTTATTGAGGGAGAAGGCAGTGGCACCGTTGAGGTGGTCCATACAGTTGCCGTGCCTGTTTACGATCCCGACTTGGATAACGACGGGATCTGCGATCTGCTCCAGGATGTAACGAGCGGAAATACCCTCGACCCCAACTATCCGGATGAAGGGTGCTTGGGGAGGAGTGATTGCGGGAATTGCAGCGATTATTTTAACGAGGCGGATAATTGCACCGTTGTCTCCAACGGTCCCAACACCGAGGGATTAACAGAGGTCGATTGGCAAAAAGACTCGGATCGTGACGGCATCGGAGACAGCTGCGACCTCGAATTTAGCGAGAGCACAATCGATTCCGACGGAGACACCATCCCGGACGAGATTGAACGGAATATTTTTGGGACAGATCCATTAGCACAGGATACGGATGCCGATGGTTGTGACGATAACCTCGAGATTGACGAACCGTATTACCAAAACGGTGCCGGGCCATTGGACCCCGATCTGGATGGAGACGGGTTCTGTGACTGCGGTAATGCAATCAGCGGTGTCTGCACAGCCAACGATAACTGCCTCCTCGTCGCCAATGAGACGCAGATCGATACCGATGGGGACGGGCTTGGTGACGCGTGTGATGGCGATTTTGACGGCGACTCTATTGATGATGCAAGAGACAACTGTGTCAACGCCTTCAATACGGACCAGATAGACAGCGATACGGATGGAATCGGAGACGAGTGTGATCCCCTGCCGAACGGCTCCGAAGGCTCTCTGTCACGTACGGAAGACGCTTTTGTCGGGGGAGGCGGCTGCGGTTGCCGGATCGAAGGGAATAATTTTGACAATCGGGCAGCCTACCATTCCCTCCTCCTGTTGCTTCCGCTGTTAATTTTTAGATTTGCCTTGCAACGAAATAAAAAAGTTAAGCGACAGTTTAAAAATCTAGCAACTGTTTACGGGAGGAGACGATACTTCATGTGCATTAAGCTTTAG